The DNA window CTACAGCACACATACGCTCGCTACGGCTGGGTGCAGTGAATGAGCAAAGGTGAACGGGATGCACAAATTACAACGATTATGCACGATTTATAAATTAATCGCTGGTTGAGAGCATGGGAAGAAGTGAGTGAGAAAACTGTACGAAAAGCGACGAGAAGCTCGGTCAGGATATAACGTTTGAAGATAAACTGGAAGCCGGTTGAAAACAAGGTCCTGCTAACCCACGTTTGGATCAACGTATActaaaagctttcgataaaaataaaaaaaaattcagtgcgGGATTTGGCCAAAAAGTTGACACTTCCAAGTAAAATGTCATCCTGTTAAAGATCGttttaattttcgaaaaaatcgaaaattagaTTTCTTAAAAATTCTACAGCGGTGAAGCCCCTCATTGGAATTTTGGAGGGGAAACGCATAGTGCGGGTGACGCTAATCGAGCTGATATTTCTTTGAAcagagcaaactaatttctttgttggTTTGGTGTTCATTTGGCCCACTACAGAACAAATTCATAGGCGTTGAATGTGCATGGGGAAAACGCATGGTTTTGCCTGAGTGGAATGGTGACTGAGGAATCGGACGAAAATTGACGCGAGGAACATCGACAACTAATTAATAATTTGCGGCAGTCATATTAACATGGAGAACACATTTTATTACCATATAaaaatatgcccaagaaagtATTTATTTGAATACGACTTGGATCGTCTGCTAGAACCCCTCGAACGGATTTTCATAtgatgctgacaaaatcggaggtgataaaattgggtctttattgtattttAAAAACGTTTAGCTTTTTGCAATGACACAATTGAGGGTAGGTTTATATGGATGGATTTTAGAGTGAATTTACGCCTATCAGTTTGTGGCATTAATTTTTTTAGGTGTCTTGATGGTCGCAAAATATTACATTACTTTCAGAAACTTTGCATTATCATATATATTTTTACTCAACCTTTTCCACCCCTTTTTATCTTAAAACTATAATTTTCAGATTTGTCAGACAGTTTTATCCTAATTTGGGGCATATTGGTCCTATATTTCGACGAAATCGAAAAATCGTAGATTTTTCACGCTCGAAAGACCTCCCTTTGAAAAGACCCCGAAGCACGCGTTTATAGCTTATAGACGATGACTATTACTCAAACTGCGAAATATTCTATGAGGTATTAAACTATCTATTTCGACAAATGACTCAGGACAATAAATCGTTTTACATTGTATTGCCTTGTTCCGCCACAACAAAGATGCAGGGAGccgtttgaaaaatattgaattccACTAAATATTAATAACACTCTCAATAGTCGGAATTCCCAATTTTAAAAACTTTCTGACAATTTCTTGGCCCGGTGttgcatttttttacaaattaaaaaattccgaatcaatttgacaaattttaaatcaatcaaattgtcggcagccggctacccagagcagTAAACACCTAAtaccacagatttttttgcatattgAAAATGTTCGAATCAATTCAACAAACAATAAATCTTCCATAAATTTTCAGCAGTCGGTTGCCAAGAGCAGTAAACACCTTATAAAACTTTTGAGAGTTGCATTGATCATATCACTTACCAACGTGAATCCAGCGTTGTGAAAAATTTTACCCTATCCctctaacaaaaactccttccttTGGCAAACGGGGAATTGCAGTGGTATACACGATCTCACTAATAACggttgttacactaacattcctttcctttctcGGTGATTGTAAGGATATTTTAAAGTATAGAGCTAGTAGAATGTGaacattagagtgacaagaaaaaaatgacccctgaatcgattcctagtcccaccatacactgctaggccccatacaaAATTGACTCGGACATCAcgtcgttaaaagtttaataacatcTTTTAACGAAGTCGGATTGACTAGctttcttcgacaaagttgtagacaatttaattatctttcttattttcacttacagtgacaaTACGATACATAAAgggccacctagcggcgaaaatgcgagctagtaggttttctccatataaattgtcgaaaagtcAGACACGTTGAGCCAGTAGacatgtccgatttgcttcaaatcggagcaagtactcctggtgggaccaggaatcgactcaggggtggcccgacaaagttttcaaaaatgcgtTATTTTTCTGGGTGGTCTAGTACACATGGAGGACTCTCCCAAGCTGCATTAGTAGATTTTCTGTGGAATTCCGATTTCCTCGTCCTGTCCTGGTCGATTACGAAGGAGCAACTACGAGTTGCATTCATGTTTATACATTTATTAGTAATTATGATTTTGTGATCAATCTCAAAGCTTTATAGTATGTTCCAATCCAAATCTCCATCAATGTAGTTTATGAATTgctatttgttttataattttattgttttatttgaaGCAGCGAAAAGCCCCCTGGAAAAAGGTTTCATTCAAACTCTttctccagcaggcataaaaccttctcatctttcgtaccaacagattacaaacatccaaatgatacattaCACAGCTTATTTCTACAAACTAACACTAACACAATAATTTTGCTACTGTATAACTAAAATAGGGACAAAAGCTAACTTGGCAAGGAATTAATAAACAATCGCTTAGTGAGGGTACGGGAAAGATGGAAGTCAAAGGCGTGGAAATGTCGGTTGAATAAACGGCACATACTGGCGAATGGCTCATTAAGGCCATGATTGGTTCTGGCAATAGGAAGGCTACGACGACGAATGTCGAAATCCAATAACTGTAGAAGATTAGGGCAGTCGATTCGTGATCGAAGATAAAAGTTGCTTTGGAAACTTCCCGACGAACGGATAGGAGATCGAGATCGATGAGCCTGTAGCGCTCAAGGTAGCACGGGGGAATTTTCGAGGGTCTCTCCATGGAAGTTGCCGAAGTGCAACTCGGACAAGTTTACGTTGGATAGCttcgatgcgttgaatatcGTTCTGGTAATAAGGTGCGCCCGAACAACTTCGGAATGAATTGGTCTATAGCATTGTTTTAATAATCAATTTTGAgtcgcaaagttacatacacataacatacaaacgctcgagcccttcacgGTCATGCACGCACATCTGTGCTCGCTATCtcacaaacaggataacaccacGATGACTAAGTCATCGTTTTAATCTCAAGAGTGGATCTACGAACagtcgtgttcgcgcgatcatgagtcggttacgtccggaagtccctactcTTAGCCCTAGCAGCCTAAGTTCATGCCTTCAGGTggatcaataaaatattatGCTTATATCCACTAGACAGTGATATGCAAGATCTCACtgtcttctagcatctgaactgtacaccgaaaattaagtatcagagtTACGGTTCGCGCGCGGTTATTCATgagcacacgcgaatatgcgaatggacacatgGTTATTGAATCGATTTTTTACAAACGAAGTTagatacacgctagcacacgcgacatataaacgctcacgcgatcgaacacgttaacgttcAAACggtcgagcccttcgcgatgatacacgcgatcgtgacgTCACACCTGagccgtacaatgaatatcacattcggAATCACTGCATGCTGCAATTGACCGTAGCCAATGTTTATGTGGGTgatatttcccgtctcgtctgcaattgtagtgagtgattctgacggggagttcTACCGAGTCCCCAGCTCTACAGCTGCAGCATGACAAATctcgcaaaaaaaactttccaaCAATTCCCGTTTAACGGCTATGCATTGAGTATTTAGCAACAAAGTTGGCCTGTTTTCCAATCGAAGCAAAAGAGTTTGCAGTTTGCGGTTAATTTTACCATATTCCACACCGCTCGAAgatgcttttttatttttatctttcCACAAAGACCTCAAACCAATCCTTTGGCATCTAATTACTTCACTTTCGGCATATATCGGAATCTTTCTCGTGCCGAACGAAGCAAAAGAAACTCAAACCAGTCACATGCTAAATTGTAACGAATTGCACCGAATGCCACTTTGGCCTAAACTACTGCACCTTTTTGTTGTTCGAGTGCTCTGGCACTGTTTGTATTTTGGCCCCTTGCTGGTTCAGTTTAGGTTGCCTCCGCACCACGGTCCTAATAAAGCAGACGCCTTTTAAGCAAACAACCCACTATCATCGCTAATGATGGTAATATTCAACACCCGGGCAAAATTGTGTCCATGCTGAGTGGGTGTGGGGGGTGTACGGGAAGGGGCGGAACGCTACGATACCAACCATAACAAATTAGCTTAAATATATACCGTCCGTCCCGGGTCGCGGCACAGCGGCGGGAAAtgggaaaaaatgaatttcttgCCCTTTTGTGCTTCGCCACCCGGTTCGCCCAGAAACGAGAGAGACGCTTCTTCTCCATCGGGAGGAACTGACTGATCCTTATCGCGCCCATTCATCAAGCAAAAAGGTTCGGCCGGACCTTTCGCCCGGATTCCCATTAAGGGAGTGAGTGCGCCCCCTAACATAGACCATCATGGCAGTACATAGTAGCCTCTTTTAtgcttttttttcgtttttctgaTATTATTTTTTGTGGTGGACTTTTGTTGCTTTATTTGGTGAGACTGTGGCAACCCGAGGAGGAATTAATCTAATTCCGGGCTAAAAGGTTCTTTTGTTGTTTACACTTCAGGTGCCCGGTTTTAATAGACGACTTCGGCGAATGCAGGCGTCAAATTGCTACCTTGAGTGCGATCGAACATAAATATTCGACACCTACTATTTGGTTTGCACCTTGATGCACCGCGCGGATCGTTAGAAGAAAGCCGACCGTTCTTAATCGTTTGGGTTGTAGGTTAAGAAGCGGAGGATATTTTCATATAAGAGGCTACAGGTTGAGATACAGAACGTCTAATATTTGTAACGTTTTTCACTAGCTTGCTTAAATAGgttacacgatttttttttttcaataatttgacAGATTATTGTTGGTCACTTGAAATGCATCGTGCGTACAGTGATGAAAACGGTTAATTTTCGAGCTTAAACTTCCAATCGCGAAACATAACCTATGTGAATTGCTAGAACCATCTGATAATTCATCTTCTAGACCCTACTTCACTATGATATCGTGTAATTTCAACGACATAATTGTCAACATTATCTACCCCGTTACGTTGTGACTAACTACCAAGTACCAGCTGCTGATACCTATTTGAGATAATTTGCCATAACAGCATACTAGAACAACTCAATCCCGACCCCATACTTCTGTGCAATTACCTACGTTCCGAGTTTAGTTTGTCGTCGTCCGAAAATTGGCAGCTGACAGAGCCGTTTGTAGTAACGATACTCGTCTTCGATGCGACAGCTCAATCATTACCCGGCTCGTTTCTCGTCGTCGTTTGTCTCCGTATCGTGTATAGTCCGGTCATGGGAAAAGCAGAAGAAGAATAGCAAAAAACAGGAGAAAGCAAATCGAATATGCAAATTGGTTTCGCATGGTTGATGATATTGAATATAATTAGTTGTAATGAGGTGAGTCTCCTCTCGATGTCTCCTGTCATAAGCGATGATGGATGGGGGCTTTTGACAAGTGCTTTGATGAATATATCAAACCGATGAGGTCTATGGACTTTAGTGAAATTACTATCCGGCGGTGGAAGACGTTGGTTGGTAGGAAAACGAAATGATTCTCTTTGTTTTCTATTTAAGGCACACATAATGGTAAAGAAAGCTTACGAAAGAAACAATCGAATTGaagattttcacatttttttttaatattatggagaaatgcgattttttttacttctaAGACAATGTTGTCATGAATATAGGTTTAtttggattgtttttatttgttcaaaTTACAGACTGTTGTGAGAATCGCATGATAAATTAATTCGGTTTCAATGTTATGGGATTTTCTCATTGCTTAAAATATTGAatcagctattttttcaaagcaaaaaattcttcaggaTGTCGCAAAAATGTACGAAATGAGCATTGAATTTTGTTGAATACATTACTTATCTGCTTGTCAAATTTGCTTATATGGCTGGACGTGTGCGCTTAACGGAGCCTGAGGGTCTTCTAGTCTATACCCTATTCCTTCCTTCATGACTTTGCGTCCTGGCTCTATCTGTGCTCAAACCACGCTGCGTACTTACGACAATCAGTCTTCCACCTGTCAGGCAAACAACGTGCACACTACGGGAAAACCTACGCTGAAATAACAAAGAATCATCTTCAATAAATTCACAAATTGTTGTCAACACATGTTGATTCCTCAACGGTTATTAAATTATCTACGACTACAGCAAGCGcatctgaaacaaaaaaaaacagcccCGTCAACAACAAGACAGGAAACGAGGGAGATGGTGTCATGACCGTAGTCCGCAAAGTGAAGTAACATATCAAGGAAATCAACAACCTCCAAGGCAGCAGCAGTGATGACAGTACCGACGATAGTGACCTGCAAGTGAGCAGACCAAATAGCCTTCAGGTTATTATCAGGTGACGCTAAAAATGCACCTTCGCtgtgtaaaaaaaaatctccgCGCGCACTGGTAAATTGTGTGCGAAGAATTTGATTTACACacattaaaagaattttatgatTAATATCttgtaaatataaataaataataataataataataataataataataataataataataataataataatataaataatgTAAATAAAACAAAGCCCGCCTGTGTCGACCCTGACCGGGGAAGTTCCGGATACGTCCGACGCACCCTCGGCGGCTGTTGACACAGGACCATTGGAGTATCAACAGGAAAGTACCTTTAACATCCCCATTAGCATTCCATTTACGCATTCAACATCCATCTCAGGACAACCAGACATAAATCCAGAAAATCCACCAACACAGCAATCCCAAACGACGGGAACCACGACCGCCTCCAGCGCCCCGCATCTTGCCGGGCCCCAGAGTAGGCGATCTTCCCGCCTGATCTCAAAAATGACACCAGTACCAGGAAAACCAAGCGAACAACTCCACTGCAATGAGAACCGGTTCAGGTCTCCCGATATCTCCGCACCTGGCGGACCACCGGGAAGAACTCTCAGCCGGGAAACTCCCACTCACCAACAGCAACGAGTACGACGAGACCTCAGTCCGGTTCCCGGTTGCTCTTGGCATCCGGTACGTTTTAAACCATCCAGGAATCCAGTAGTCACCAATCGTGACGCCCACTTCCCCGTGCCGGCCCTGACCGGGGACGTTCCGCCTTATAGCGATGCTCCCCCGGCGGCTGCTGGTGCGGGAGGCCCGGGCACATCCCGGGTAAGTTCATATCACCATTCCAACCGACAAGAACAATTCAGCGCCACAAACTCTTTTTCAAGGAATGATCGAACTTCCGACGTTGCGCTGACCACTCGCTTTAGAAAACGATACCAAAACCTACCCGCAACGCAACGCACAAAAACCACCGACACAACGCCTGTGGACCCCTTGCCATACCTCCCGCGGTCATTGGAAGGGACGTACGCCAGACCACCCATCAACAACTGCAACAAAAACTACCCCCTCAACACCAACAAAGCGCACGAAACCGATAGCTTCCTGTCAAGGAAGAAAGCCTCTTCCCCTGCACCAGCCCTGTCCGCGGACGTACCGGCCCTCACCGACGAGCCTTCGGCGGCTGCTGGTGCAGGGGGCCCGGCTACCCCCCGGGTAAGTACCATCTCTCGTTGCTTCTCGCCCGAACAATCGTACGGCCCTGAACCTCTTCCAGACTGCATACCATCGAGCCCGCCCAGCCACCGATCACACAGCAACAACAGTTCCAGCGAAGAGACTCTGAGTGCCTCCGCCAACCACCACAACACTCCTCCCTCACGAGATGCTCCTCAAAACCCAGTCGCCCACCGTCACAGTAGAACGGCGCTACAAAAACACCCGGAAAACTGTACACTCGCAGTCCAGTGGAATCTAAACAGCCTCCGAGCCAACCTTGGAGAAGTACAAATTATCGTCGCACGAACGGAACCCATCTGCCTGGCCTTACAGGAAACTCACCTAAGGGACAACAACAACCTCGCCTCTTGGTTTAGCCACCGATATACATGGGATACCGCAAGAGGATCCAACATTTACCAAACTATCGCACTCGGAATCAGAGCCGACATCCCGTCCGAAACCATCCAGCTCAACACCGAACTAATCGCAGTAGCGCATAGAATCCTCTTCCCGGCGAAATGCACAATCGTCTCCATCTACATCCCACAAGAAGTCAACGACGTCGGGAATAAACTCCGGAATCTAGTCAGACAACTGCCAACCCCATTCTTAATAATGGGAGATCTCAACGCACACCATACCATGTGGGGCTCCTCGAAGTGCTGCCATAGGGGCAACGCCATCGCCAAAGTGGTGGAGGAAACCAACGCCATCACCTTGAACGACGGAAGCATTACTTTCCTCAGGGGTCGAGCTTCATCTGCCCTTGACGTGACGATGTGTTCCAGCTCGATTGCAAGTTCCTGCGGTTGGGCAGTACTGCCAGATCCAGGGAACAGTGATCACTTCCCAATTTCAATATCTTACGGTCGCTCACTCCCAACCACATCCCGACGCAGGCGTTGGATCTTCGAACAAGCGGACTGGTCTGTATATGAAGAAAGGATACTGGATGCAATTGATCGCGATCGACAATACTCGCCAGAGGAGCTAGCAGAAATTATGTCCGAGGCCGCAACACCATGCATCCCACGAACAAAAGGTACCCCACCAAAACGTAGTGTCCATTGGTGGAACCCTGAAGTCGCCAACATCCTGAGATCAAGGCGGAAAGCTCTTCGTGCCCTGAAGAGAACCACACCCAATAACCCTCAATGGGAAGTACTCGCAGCAAATTTCCGCCATCTAAGAACCACCGCAAGAAAAGCAGTAGAAGAAGCGAAATCAGCGAGCTGGTCTCGCTTCCTGGACGGTATCAACGCAGACTCCTCTACAGCTGAATTGTGGCGAAGAATCAACGCCCTCAACGGAAAACGCAGACAAAGAGGCTTCACACTTTCCCTAAACGGCACCGCAATAGTAAACCCGGGAGAAATAGCCAACGAAATTGGAAGATACTTCGAGTCACTATCATCTAACGATTCACGTCCCACCAACTTCTCAAAACGAAAAGAAACCCTCGAACTCTCGCCAATCACTTTCATCCCTGACTCGAGCCACACATATAACCGGCCTTTCTCCACCAATGAACTGGCGACAGCTTTAGGCCGCACCCATGGAAAATCCACCGGCCTCGACGACATTGGGTACCCCATGATCAAACATCTACCCCCAACTGGAAAAAGAGCGCTCTTAGAAGCATTCAACAGGATCTGGGAAGGCGGGCCCTACCCAGACAGCTGGCGGACCGCACTGATAATACCGATCCCCAAAAGGAACCAGGGAAGCAGATCTCCCAGTGACTTCAGGCCAATAAGCCTACTCTCCTGTGTAGCCAAGACATTCGAAAGACTGGTCAACCGACGACTCACAAGTGTATTAGAGGAAGGAAACCTGCTGGACCGCAGACAATTTGCGTTCCGAAAAGGACTCGGTACCGGAGTACACCTAGGGACATTTGGAGAAATCATCAACGACGCACTGGCCGACGGGTTGCACGCTGATATTGCCATACTCGATGTGGCTAAAGCATACAACACCGTATGGAGGGAAGGCATACTTCGACAACTACACCAGTGGGGGATCCGGGGGAATCTTGGCGCTATCCTCCGGCAATACCTTTCAAACCGAAGTTTCAGAGTCGGCATAGGCGGTACACTCTCTGATCTCTACAAAGAAAGTAACGGCGTACCCCAAGGATCTGTATTGGCTGCGACACTGTTCCTGGTCGGAATGAACACAGTCTTCGACTCCCTACCCAAAGGAGTATACATCCTGGTCTACGCAGATGACATCATCCTCATAGTCGTTGGAAAAAGTCTCGCCATAATCCAAAGAAAACTCCAAGCAGCAGTTAGCGCGGTCGGACGTTGGGCGAATTCCGTAGGCTTCAGCCTATCCGCCCAAAAAAGTGCTATCGCACACTGTTGCGGTTCTCACCACATCGCAACTGGCCGACCAGTGACACTAAACGGCAACATCATCCCATTCCGGAAGGAACCGCGAATACT is part of the Topomyia yanbarensis strain Yona2022 chromosome 1, ASM3024719v1, whole genome shotgun sequence genome and encodes:
- the LOC131693622 gene encoding uncharacterized protein LOC131693622; the protein is MSPPVSTLTGEVPDTSDAPSAAVDTGPLEYQQESTFNIPISIPFTHSTSISGQPDINPENPPTQQSQTTGTTTASSAPHLAGPQSRRSSRLISKMTPVPGKPSEQLHCNENRFRSPDISAPGGPPGRTLSRETPTHQQQRVRRDLSPVPGCSWHPVRFKPSRNPVVTNRDAHFPVPALTGDVPPYSDAPPAAAGAGGPGTSRVSSYHHSNRQEQFSATNSFSRNDRTSDVALTTRFRKRYQNLPATQRTKTTDTTPVDPLPYLPRSLEGTYARPPINNCNKNYPLNTNKAHETDSFLSRKKASSPAPALSADVPALTDEPSAAAGAGGPATPRVSTISRCFSPEQSYGPEPLPDCIPSSPPSHRSHSNNSSSEETLSASANHHNTPPSRDAPQNPVAHRHSRTALQKHPENCTLAVQWNLNSLRANLGEVQIIVARTEPICLALQETHLRDNNNLASWFSHRYTWDTARGSNIYQTIALGIRADIPSETIQLNTELIAVAHRILFPAKCTIVSIYIPQEVNDVGNKLRNLVRQLPTPFLIMGDLNAHHTMWGSSKCCHRGNAIAKVVEETNAITLNDGSITFLRGRASSALDVTMCSSSIASSCGWAVLPDPGNSDHFPISISYGRSLPTTSRRRRWIFEQADWSVYEERILDAIDRDRQYSPEELAEIMSEAATPCIPRTKGTPPKRSVHWWNPEVANILRSRRKALRALKRTTPNNPQWEVLAANFRHLRTTARKAVEEAKSASWSRFLDGINADSSTAELWRRINALNGKRRQRGFTLSLNGTAIVNPGEIANEIGRYFESLSSNDSRPTNFSKRKETLELSPITFIPDSSHTYNRPFSTNELATALGRTHGKSTGLDDIGYPMIKHLPPTGKRALLEAFNRIWEGGPYPDSWRTALIIPIPKRNQGSRSPSDFRPISLLSCVAKTFERLVNRRLTSVLEEGNLLDRRQFAFRKGLGTGVHLGTFGEIINDALADGLHADIAILDVAKAYNTVWREGILRQLHQWGIRGNLGAILRQYLSNRSFRVGIGGTLSDLYKESNGVPQGSVLAATLFLVGMNTVFDSLPKGVYILVYADDIILIVVGKSLAIIQRKLQAAVSAVGRWANSVGFSLSAQKSAIAHCCGSHHIATGRPVTLNGNIIPFRKEPRILGIVIDRKMTLLPHFRQLKKDCESRKRLVRAISNRHTRCNRRTALNVSQALINSRIFYGLELTCRNIDGLISILAPLYNGAVRLASGLLPSTPAEAACVEAGILPFRWEAAVAALKRALLYLEKTSGNDCSILNTARDIHANYTSEPLPKIARLHRVWDRPWYDRGPNIDTSLSRKIKAGDPTKLARIEFNKLVNQKYNNHLHLFTDGSKLNEEVGAGVSGIRAGLSLRLAASCSVFSAEAAAIFTAITQKPIDTPTAVFSDSLSVLTALETGTSKHPYVQAIEANCDTLTTLVWVPGHSDIKGNCEADRLAAIGRKARTMISQEVPTCDIIRAFKQKVEIEFTSLPRWFLASQETLRVELASDEPYSPCLRGFRELDECTPHA